A stretch of the Vanacampus margaritifer isolate UIUO_Vmar chromosome 6, RoL_Vmar_1.0, whole genome shotgun sequence genome encodes the following:
- the LOC144054309 gene encoding plasma membrane calcium-transporting ATPase 1-like isoform X2, whose product MANSSFRGGKRGRRGSAYLEAEFSCSLQELRSLMELRGDDARERIRHSCQDVDGLCARLRTSALEGLDGSWEDLERRRQAFGPNVIPPKKPKTFVQLVWEALQDVTLIILEVAAIISLGLSFYRPPHADRDSCGSAAGSVGDEGEAETGWIEGAAILLSVVCVVLVTAFNDWSKEKQFRGLQSRIEQEQKFSVLRAGQLAHVKVSDIVVGDIAHVKYGDLLPADGILIQGNDLKIDESSLTGESDHVKKSVDKDPMLLSGTHVMEGSGKMVVTAVGVNSQTGIIFALLGAGEDDGDDDKAEKKKKRKEERKKRDKKDKKSKKEEQGKKGKSKDGAAVEMEPLNEDTEPEKKKSNLRKKEKSVLQGKLTKLAMQIGKAGLFMSTLTVIILIVRFLVDTFCIQGVAWTAECVPVYVKFLVKFFIIGVTVLVVAVPEGLPLAVTISLAYSVKKMMKDNNLVRHLDACETMGNATAICSDKTGTLTMNRMTVVQAYVAGCYHKKVPEPSLVPAKILDLLVLGIGVNCAYTTKIMAPDKEGGLPRQVGNKTECALLGLSLDLRRDYQSIRNDIPEEKLFKVYTFNSVRKSMSTVLKNHDGSYRMFSKGASEILLRKCCKILTENGVAKAFKPRDREKLMKTVIEPMASEGLRTICLAYRDFSAADQPDWDDEADILTGLTCIAVVGIEDPVRPEVPDAIRKCQRAGITVRMVTGDNINTARAIASKCGILHPGDDFLCLEGKEFNRRIRNQLGEIEQERIDKIWPKLRVLARSSPTDKHTLVKGIIDSSVLEQRQVVAVTGDGTNDGPALKKADVGFAMGIAGTDVAKEASDIILTDDNFSSIVKAVMWGRNVYDSISKFLQFQLTVNVVAVIVAFTGACVTQDSPLKAVQMLWVNLIMDTFASLALATEPPTEALLLRSPYGRSKPLISRTMMKNILGHAVYQLTVIFTLLFVGELLLDMDCGRNAPLHAPPSEHYTMVFNTFVLMQIFNELNARKIHGERNIFDGVLDNPIFCSIVFGTFLVQVLIVQFGGKPFSCVSLSVEQWLWCVLLGFGSLLWGQLVSSVPTRWLKFLKTAGHGTKQEEIPEEELEEMKDPDEIDHAEMELRRGQVLWCRGLQRIQTQIRVVNAFRDSVSPYENLETPESRSSIHNFMTHPEFRIEDSEPHIPLIDELEGEDDAPTKRNCVVVPNNTLAAAAPPERERPLLPPPLLKDQQAPQARAAGLISANSGGLPPCPGSPLHSLETSL is encoded by the exons ATGGCCAACAGCTCTTTCCGCGGCGGCAAGCGAGGCCGTCGCGGCTCCGCCTACCTGGAGGCCGAGTTCAGCTGCTCGCTCCAGGAGCTGCGCTCGCTTATGGAGCTGCGGGGCGACGACGCCCGCGAAAGGATCCGACACAGCTGCCAGGACGTCGACGGACTCTGCGCCAGACTCAGGACCTCCGCCCTCGaag GTCTGGACGGTTCGTGGGAGGACCTGGAGCGTCGGCGGCAGGCGTTCGGCCCCAACGTGATCCCCCCCAAGAAGCCAAAAACCTTTGTGCAGTTAGTGTGGGAGGCGCTGCAGGATGTGACGCTCATCATCCTGGAAGTGGCCGCCATCATTTCACTTGGCCTTTCTTTCTACCGACCGCCGCACGCCGACAGGGACA GTTGCGGGAGCGCGGCAGGCAGCGTGGGCGACGAGGGCGAGGCGGAGACGGGCTGGATCGAGGGCGCGGCCATCCTGCTGTCGGTGGTGTGCGTGGTGCTGGTGACGGCCTTCAACGACTGGAGCAAAGAGAAGCAATTCCGAGGCCTGCAGAGTCGCATCGAGCAGGAGCAAAAGTTCAGCGTGCTGCGCGCCGGCCAGCTGGCGCACGTCAAAGTGTCTGACATCGTCGTGGGCGACATTGCGCACGTCAAATATG GCGACCTCCTCCCCGCCGACGGCATCCTCATCCAAGGCAACGACCTGAAGATCGACGAGAGCTCCCTGACCGGAGAGTCGGACCACGTCAAGAAGAGCGTCGACAAAGACCCCATGTTGCTCTCAG GCACTCACGTGATGGAGGGCTCGGGCAAGATGGTGGTGACGGCGGTGGGCGTCAACTCGCAGACGGGCATCATCTTTGCGTTGCTCGGCGCCGGCGAGGACGACGGCGACGACGACAAAgccgagaagaagaagaagaggaaagagGAGCGCAAGAAGAGAGACAAAAAGGATAAGAAAA gtAAAAAGGAGGAACAAGGCAAGAAAG GGAAGAGCAAAGATGGCGCGGCCGTGGAGATGGAACCGCTCAACGAGGACACCGAaccagagaagaagaaaagcaacTTGAGGAAGAAGGAGAAGTCAGTCCTTCAAGGGAAGCTCACCAAGTTGGCCATGCAGATCGGCAAAGCAG GCCTGTTCATGTCGACGTTGACCGTCATCATCCTCATCGTCCGTTTCCTGGTGGACACCTTCTGCATTCAGGGCGTCGCCTGGACTGCCGAGTGCGTGCCGGTCTACGTCAAGTTCTTGGTCAAGTTCTTCATCATCGGCGTGACCGTGCTGGTCGTGGCTGTGCCTGAAGGTCTTCCTCTGGCCGTCACCATCTCGTTGGCCTACTCTGTCAAG aaAATGATGAAGGACAACAACCTGGTGCGCCATCTGGACGCCTGCGAGACGATGGGCAACGCCACCGCCATCTGCTCCGACAAGACGGGCACGCTGACCATGAACCGCATGACGGTGGTCCAGGCCTACGTGGCCGGCTGCTACCACAAGAAGGTGCCCGAGCCCAGCCTGGTACCCGCCAAGATCCTAGACCTGCTGGTTCTGGGCATTGGGGTCAACTGCGCCTACACCACAAAGATTATG GCCCCCGACAAGGAGGGCGGTCTTCCTCGCCAGGTGGGCAACAAGACGGAATGTGCCTTACTGGGACTGAGCTTGGACCTGCGACGGGACTACCAGAGCATTCGCAACGACATCCCCGAGGAGAAGCTCTTCAAGGTGTACACCTTCAACTCGGTCAGGAAGTCCATGAGCACCGTGCTCAAGAACCACGATGGCAGCTACCGCATGTTTAGCAAGGGAGCCTCCGAGATCCTGCTCAGGAA GTGCTGCAAGATCCTGACGGAGAACGGCGTGGCCAAAGCCTTCAAGCCTCGCGACCGGGAGAAACTGATGAAGACGGTGATCGAACCCATGGCATCCGAGGGCCTGCGGACCATCTGCCTCGCCTATCGGGACTTTTCCGCCGCCGACCAGCCGGACTGGGACGATGAGGCCGACATCCTCACCGGACTCACCTGCATTGCCGTGGTCGGCATCGAGGATCCTGTCAGACCTGAG gtgCCGGACGCCATCAGGAAATGCCAGCGTGCGGGCATCACGGTGCGTATGGTGACGGGAGACAACATCAACACGGCGCGTGCCATCGCCAGCAAGTGCGGCATCCTGCATCCCGGGGACGACTTCCTGTGCCTGGAGGGAAAAGAGTTCAACAGACGCATCCGCAACCAGCTGGGCGAG ATCGAGCAGGAGCGAATTGACAAGATCTGGCCCAAGCTCCGAGTCTTGGCCCGGTCGTCGCCCACTGACAAGCACACCCTCGTCAAAg GCATCATAGACAGCTCGGTGCTGGAGCAGAGGCAGGTCGTCGCCGTAACCGGAGACGGCACCAACGACGGGCCCGCCCTCAAGAAGGCCGACGTCGGCTTCGCCATG GGCATCGCAGGGACGGACGTGGCCAAGGAGGCGTCGGACATCATCCTGACGGACGACAACTTCAGCAGCATCGTCAAGGCCGTCATGTGGGGCCGCAACGTCTACGACAGCATCTCCAAGTTCCTGCAGTTCCAGCTCACCGTCAACGTGGTGGCCGTCATCGTGGCCTTCACCGGCGCCTGCGTCACGCAG GACTCGCCCCTGAAGGCGGTGCAGATGCTGTGGGTCAACCTGATCATGGACACGTTCGCCTCGCTGGCGCTGGCCACCGAGCCGCCTACCGAGGCGCTGCTGCTGCGCAGCCCCTACGGACGCAGCAAGCCGCTCATCTCGCGCACCATGATGAAGAACATCCTGGGACACGCCGTCTACCAGCTCACCGTCATCTTCACGCTGCTCTTTGTCG GTGAGCTTCTGCTGGACATGGACTGCGGTCGCAACGCGCCGCTGCACGCGCCGCCGTCGGAGCACTACACTATGGTGTTCAACACCTTCGTGCTGATGCAGATCTTCAACGAGCTCAACGCCCGCAAGATCCACGGCGAGAGGAACATCTTCGACGGCGTCCTCGACAACCCCATCTTCTGCTCCATCGTCTTCGGCACCTTCCTGGTTCAG GTGCTGATCGTGCAGTTTGGCGGCAAGCCTTTCAGCTGCGTGAGCCTGAGCGTGGAGCAGTGGCTCTGGTGCGTCTTGCTGGGCTTCGGCAGCCTCCTATGGGGACAG CTGGTGTCCAGCGTGCCCACCCGCTGGCTGAAGTTCCTGAAGACGGCGGGCCACGGCACCAAGCAGGAGGAGATCCCCgaggaggagctggaggagaTGAAGGACCCCGACGAAATCGACCACGCCGAGATGGAGCTCAGGAGGGGCCAGGTGCTCTGGTGCCGGGGCCTGCAGCGCATACAGACGCAG ATCCGCGTGGTGAACGCCTTCCGCGACAGCGTGTCCCCGTATGAGAACCTGGAGACCCCCGAGTCGCGCAGCTCCATCCACAACTTCATGACCCACCCCGAGTTCCGCATCGAGGACTCGGAGCCGCACATCCCGCTCATCGACGAGCTGGAGGGCGAGGACGACGCGCCCACCAAGCGCAACTGCGTAGTGGTCCCCAACAACaccctcgccgccgccgcccccccgGAGCGAGAGCGTCCCCTACTGCCACCCCCGCTCCTCAAGGACCAGCAGGCCCCTCAAGCCAGGGCCGCGGGTTTGATCTCCGCCAATTCCGGGGGGCTGCCGCCCTGTCCGGGAAGCCCCCTGCACAGCCTGGAAACCTCGCTCTGA
- the LOC144054309 gene encoding plasma membrane calcium-transporting ATPase 1-like isoform X1, producing MANSSFRGGKRGRRGSAYLEAEFSCSLQELRSLMELRGDDARERIRHSCQDVDGLCARLRTSALEGLDGSWEDLERRRQAFGPNVIPPKKPKTFVQLVWEALQDVTLIILEVAAIISLGLSFYRPPHADRDSCGSAAGSVGDEGEAETGWIEGAAILLSVVCVVLVTAFNDWSKEKQFRGLQSRIEQEQKFSVLRAGQLAHVKVSDIVVGDIAHVKYDQRSDPKETSGRMITMVRTPTCLRCHDYTVASAGDLLPADGILIQGNDLKIDESSLTGESDHVKKSVDKDPMLLSGTHVMEGSGKMVVTAVGVNSQTGIIFALLGAGEDDGDDDKAEKKKKRKEERKKRDKKDKKSKKEEQGKKGKSKDGAAVEMEPLNEDTEPEKKKSNLRKKEKSVLQGKLTKLAMQIGKAGLFMSTLTVIILIVRFLVDTFCIQGVAWTAECVPVYVKFLVKFFIIGVTVLVVAVPEGLPLAVTISLAYSVKKMMKDNNLVRHLDACETMGNATAICSDKTGTLTMNRMTVVQAYVAGCYHKKVPEPSLVPAKILDLLVLGIGVNCAYTTKIMAPDKEGGLPRQVGNKTECALLGLSLDLRRDYQSIRNDIPEEKLFKVYTFNSVRKSMSTVLKNHDGSYRMFSKGASEILLRKCCKILTENGVAKAFKPRDREKLMKTVIEPMASEGLRTICLAYRDFSAADQPDWDDEADILTGLTCIAVVGIEDPVRPEVPDAIRKCQRAGITVRMVTGDNINTARAIASKCGILHPGDDFLCLEGKEFNRRIRNQLGEIEQERIDKIWPKLRVLARSSPTDKHTLVKGIIDSSVLEQRQVVAVTGDGTNDGPALKKADVGFAMGIAGTDVAKEASDIILTDDNFSSIVKAVMWGRNVYDSISKFLQFQLTVNVVAVIVAFTGACVTQDSPLKAVQMLWVNLIMDTFASLALATEPPTEALLLRSPYGRSKPLISRTMMKNILGHAVYQLTVIFTLLFVGELLLDMDCGRNAPLHAPPSEHYTMVFNTFVLMQIFNELNARKIHGERNIFDGVLDNPIFCSIVFGTFLVQVLIVQFGGKPFSCVSLSVEQWLWCVLLGFGSLLWGQLVSSVPTRWLKFLKTAGHGTKQEEIPEEELEEMKDPDEIDHAEMELRRGQVLWCRGLQRIQTQIRVVNAFRDSVSPYENLETPESRSSIHNFMTHPEFRIEDSEPHIPLIDELEGEDDAPTKRNCVVVPNNTLAAAAPPERERPLLPPPLLKDQQAPQARAAGLISANSGGLPPCPGSPLHSLETSL from the exons ATGGCCAACAGCTCTTTCCGCGGCGGCAAGCGAGGCCGTCGCGGCTCCGCCTACCTGGAGGCCGAGTTCAGCTGCTCGCTCCAGGAGCTGCGCTCGCTTATGGAGCTGCGGGGCGACGACGCCCGCGAAAGGATCCGACACAGCTGCCAGGACGTCGACGGACTCTGCGCCAGACTCAGGACCTCCGCCCTCGaag GTCTGGACGGTTCGTGGGAGGACCTGGAGCGTCGGCGGCAGGCGTTCGGCCCCAACGTGATCCCCCCCAAGAAGCCAAAAACCTTTGTGCAGTTAGTGTGGGAGGCGCTGCAGGATGTGACGCTCATCATCCTGGAAGTGGCCGCCATCATTTCACTTGGCCTTTCTTTCTACCGACCGCCGCACGCCGACAGGGACA GTTGCGGGAGCGCGGCAGGCAGCGTGGGCGACGAGGGCGAGGCGGAGACGGGCTGGATCGAGGGCGCGGCCATCCTGCTGTCGGTGGTGTGCGTGGTGCTGGTGACGGCCTTCAACGACTGGAGCAAAGAGAAGCAATTCCGAGGCCTGCAGAGTCGCATCGAGCAGGAGCAAAAGTTCAGCGTGCTGCGCGCCGGCCAGCTGGCGCACGTCAAAGTGTCTGACATCGTCGTGGGCGACATTGCGCACGTCAAATATG ACCAGCGAAGCGACCCAAAGGAAACGTCCGGCAGAATGATCACGATGGTTCGCACCCCGACGTGTCTCCGTTGCCATGACTACACGGTGGCTTCTGCAGGCGACCTCCTCCCCGCCGACGGCATCCTCATCCAAGGCAACGACCTGAAGATCGACGAGAGCTCCCTGACCGGAGAGTCGGACCACGTCAAGAAGAGCGTCGACAAAGACCCCATGTTGCTCTCAG GCACTCACGTGATGGAGGGCTCGGGCAAGATGGTGGTGACGGCGGTGGGCGTCAACTCGCAGACGGGCATCATCTTTGCGTTGCTCGGCGCCGGCGAGGACGACGGCGACGACGACAAAgccgagaagaagaagaagaggaaagagGAGCGCAAGAAGAGAGACAAAAAGGATAAGAAAA gtAAAAAGGAGGAACAAGGCAAGAAAG GGAAGAGCAAAGATGGCGCGGCCGTGGAGATGGAACCGCTCAACGAGGACACCGAaccagagaagaagaaaagcaacTTGAGGAAGAAGGAGAAGTCAGTCCTTCAAGGGAAGCTCACCAAGTTGGCCATGCAGATCGGCAAAGCAG GCCTGTTCATGTCGACGTTGACCGTCATCATCCTCATCGTCCGTTTCCTGGTGGACACCTTCTGCATTCAGGGCGTCGCCTGGACTGCCGAGTGCGTGCCGGTCTACGTCAAGTTCTTGGTCAAGTTCTTCATCATCGGCGTGACCGTGCTGGTCGTGGCTGTGCCTGAAGGTCTTCCTCTGGCCGTCACCATCTCGTTGGCCTACTCTGTCAAG aaAATGATGAAGGACAACAACCTGGTGCGCCATCTGGACGCCTGCGAGACGATGGGCAACGCCACCGCCATCTGCTCCGACAAGACGGGCACGCTGACCATGAACCGCATGACGGTGGTCCAGGCCTACGTGGCCGGCTGCTACCACAAGAAGGTGCCCGAGCCCAGCCTGGTACCCGCCAAGATCCTAGACCTGCTGGTTCTGGGCATTGGGGTCAACTGCGCCTACACCACAAAGATTATG GCCCCCGACAAGGAGGGCGGTCTTCCTCGCCAGGTGGGCAACAAGACGGAATGTGCCTTACTGGGACTGAGCTTGGACCTGCGACGGGACTACCAGAGCATTCGCAACGACATCCCCGAGGAGAAGCTCTTCAAGGTGTACACCTTCAACTCGGTCAGGAAGTCCATGAGCACCGTGCTCAAGAACCACGATGGCAGCTACCGCATGTTTAGCAAGGGAGCCTCCGAGATCCTGCTCAGGAA GTGCTGCAAGATCCTGACGGAGAACGGCGTGGCCAAAGCCTTCAAGCCTCGCGACCGGGAGAAACTGATGAAGACGGTGATCGAACCCATGGCATCCGAGGGCCTGCGGACCATCTGCCTCGCCTATCGGGACTTTTCCGCCGCCGACCAGCCGGACTGGGACGATGAGGCCGACATCCTCACCGGACTCACCTGCATTGCCGTGGTCGGCATCGAGGATCCTGTCAGACCTGAG gtgCCGGACGCCATCAGGAAATGCCAGCGTGCGGGCATCACGGTGCGTATGGTGACGGGAGACAACATCAACACGGCGCGTGCCATCGCCAGCAAGTGCGGCATCCTGCATCCCGGGGACGACTTCCTGTGCCTGGAGGGAAAAGAGTTCAACAGACGCATCCGCAACCAGCTGGGCGAG ATCGAGCAGGAGCGAATTGACAAGATCTGGCCCAAGCTCCGAGTCTTGGCCCGGTCGTCGCCCACTGACAAGCACACCCTCGTCAAAg GCATCATAGACAGCTCGGTGCTGGAGCAGAGGCAGGTCGTCGCCGTAACCGGAGACGGCACCAACGACGGGCCCGCCCTCAAGAAGGCCGACGTCGGCTTCGCCATG GGCATCGCAGGGACGGACGTGGCCAAGGAGGCGTCGGACATCATCCTGACGGACGACAACTTCAGCAGCATCGTCAAGGCCGTCATGTGGGGCCGCAACGTCTACGACAGCATCTCCAAGTTCCTGCAGTTCCAGCTCACCGTCAACGTGGTGGCCGTCATCGTGGCCTTCACCGGCGCCTGCGTCACGCAG GACTCGCCCCTGAAGGCGGTGCAGATGCTGTGGGTCAACCTGATCATGGACACGTTCGCCTCGCTGGCGCTGGCCACCGAGCCGCCTACCGAGGCGCTGCTGCTGCGCAGCCCCTACGGACGCAGCAAGCCGCTCATCTCGCGCACCATGATGAAGAACATCCTGGGACACGCCGTCTACCAGCTCACCGTCATCTTCACGCTGCTCTTTGTCG GTGAGCTTCTGCTGGACATGGACTGCGGTCGCAACGCGCCGCTGCACGCGCCGCCGTCGGAGCACTACACTATGGTGTTCAACACCTTCGTGCTGATGCAGATCTTCAACGAGCTCAACGCCCGCAAGATCCACGGCGAGAGGAACATCTTCGACGGCGTCCTCGACAACCCCATCTTCTGCTCCATCGTCTTCGGCACCTTCCTGGTTCAG GTGCTGATCGTGCAGTTTGGCGGCAAGCCTTTCAGCTGCGTGAGCCTGAGCGTGGAGCAGTGGCTCTGGTGCGTCTTGCTGGGCTTCGGCAGCCTCCTATGGGGACAG CTGGTGTCCAGCGTGCCCACCCGCTGGCTGAAGTTCCTGAAGACGGCGGGCCACGGCACCAAGCAGGAGGAGATCCCCgaggaggagctggaggagaTGAAGGACCCCGACGAAATCGACCACGCCGAGATGGAGCTCAGGAGGGGCCAGGTGCTCTGGTGCCGGGGCCTGCAGCGCATACAGACGCAG ATCCGCGTGGTGAACGCCTTCCGCGACAGCGTGTCCCCGTATGAGAACCTGGAGACCCCCGAGTCGCGCAGCTCCATCCACAACTTCATGACCCACCCCGAGTTCCGCATCGAGGACTCGGAGCCGCACATCCCGCTCATCGACGAGCTGGAGGGCGAGGACGACGCGCCCACCAAGCGCAACTGCGTAGTGGTCCCCAACAACaccctcgccgccgccgcccccccgGAGCGAGAGCGTCCCCTACTGCCACCCCCGCTCCTCAAGGACCAGCAGGCCCCTCAAGCCAGGGCCGCGGGTTTGATCTCCGCCAATTCCGGGGGGCTGCCGCCCTGTCCGGGAAGCCCCCTGCACAGCCTGGAAACCTCGCTCTGA
- the bet1l gene encoding BET1-like protein isoform X1, which yields MAADWNRGHGSVQDMLDAENKRLTDNLAVKVSRLKSLAYDIDRDADDQNDYLDSMDNNFMSTTGLLSGSVKRFSTMLRSGRDNRRIICFVTIGLVVFFFLLYYAVNRMRR from the exons ATGGCGGCGGACTGGAATAGAG GTCATGGCTCGGTGCAGGACATGCTGGACGCCGAAAACAAGCGTCTGACAGACAACTTGGCCGTAAAAGTTTCCCGACTCAAATCT CTGGCATACGACATCGACAGAGACGCCGACGATCAAAACGACTATTTGGACAGCATG GACAACAACTTCATGAGCACCACCGGCCTGCTGAGCGGCAGCGTCAAGCGCTTCTCCACCATGTTGCGCTCGGGACGCGACAACCGCCGCATCATTTGCTTCGTCACCATCGGCCTGGtggtcttcttcttcctgcTCTACTACGCCGTCAACAGGATGCGACGCTGA
- the bet1l gene encoding BET1-like protein isoform X2 — protein MLDAENKRLTDNLAVKVSRLKSLAYDIDRDADDQNDYLDSMDNNFMSTTGLLSGSVKRFSTMLRSGRDNRRIICFVTIGLVVFFFLLYYAVNRMRR, from the exons ATGCTGGACGCCGAAAACAAGCGTCTGACAGACAACTTGGCCGTAAAAGTTTCCCGACTCAAATCT CTGGCATACGACATCGACAGAGACGCCGACGATCAAAACGACTATTTGGACAGCATG GACAACAACTTCATGAGCACCACCGGCCTGCTGAGCGGCAGCGTCAAGCGCTTCTCCACCATGTTGCGCTCGGGACGCGACAACCGCCGCATCATTTGCTTCGTCACCATCGGCCTGGtggtcttcttcttcctgcTCTACTACGCCGTCAACAGGATGCGACGCTGA